A portion of the Bactrocera neohumeralis isolate Rockhampton chromosome 2, APGP_CSIRO_Bneo_wtdbg2-racon-allhic-juicebox.fasta_v2, whole genome shotgun sequence genome contains these proteins:
- the LOC126767986 gene encoding dynein light chain Tctex-type protein 2B, giving the protein MDTEGDYDDRRITDVGDAADLLIVEDATEEVGPNLPVTSYRMKPSLRELFPASHIKSIIQSTIYDKLQGKVYNPDDARKWTREISDEVSAAVKDIVQMPRFKHVVQVTLGQQLGAGCRYIAKCCWDAEADSHTSDVFTNASLFCVCTVFGVYLY; this is encoded by the exons atggaTACCGAAGGCGATTACGATGATAGGCGTATTACAGATGTGGGCGATGCAGCTGACTTGCTAATAGTTGAGGATGCAACTGAAGAAGTAGGCCCAAATTTGCCTGTAACGTCATATCGGATGAAACCCTCTTTAAGAGAACTTTTTCCAGCATCACATATCAAAAGTATTATTCAGTCCACAATATATGATAAACTTCAAG GGAAAGTATATAATCCAGATGACGCTCGTAAGTGGACCCGGGAGATTTCTGATGAAGTCAGTGCCGCAGTAAAAGATATTGTTCAAATGCCCCGTTTTAAGCATGTTGTACAAGTAACATTGGGTCAGCAGCTGGGTGCTGGTTGCCGGTATATAGCAAAGTGCTGTTGGGATGCCGAAGCTGACTCCCATACATCCGATGTATTTACGAATGCCAgcttattttgtgtttgtacCGTATTtggtgtatatttatattaa
- the LOC126767962 gene encoding uncharacterized protein LOC126767962 isoform X1 translates to MKDPDGTVNRIMDLCVVASNVKVKEKRERQPNWTEAEKQLLLSLTRIHQVILENKGSDTMTIKKKSEAWDDIATNMRAAGYQRSKDRLKQQLGRIRAAEAKKVKDALAKSYVQESKHLVLPGCSSAQDATINVQNFHVMPPPIQEVAIKIEKAISLDDFETSSSDKQINKNENEYFSLADPISASMPINHGVIKRMYEDSQFINVTSSPMVKTGTGESKNQMQNMPTSHNGKYKCNCKSKRLRHIRLRINGHSPRTRSQRIRQLHLYRVAVERERLKMLRMQQKRDHIFYRKDKQIQNLKLQILHNLALNRINHINFS, encoded by the exons ATGAAAGATCCGGACGGTACTGTAAATAGAATAATGGATTTATGTG TAGTAGCTTCTAACgttaaagtgaaagaaaaaaggGAACGGCAACCAAATTGGaccgaagccgaaaaacaaTTGCTACTATCTCTTACGCGTATTCACcaagttattttagaaaataaaggaAGTGATACAATGACAATTAAGAAGAAATCGGAGGCATGGGATGATATAGCAACTAATATGCGGGCTGCAGGCTATCAGCGATCAAAAGATAGGTTGAAACAGCAATTGGGTCGTATACGAGCAGCTGAggctaaaaaagtgaaagatgcATTAGCAAAGAGTTATGTACAAGAGAGTAAACATCTGGTATTACCTGGATGTTCATCGG cTCAAGACGCGACAATAAATGTGCAAAATTTTCACGTTATGCCACCACCAATTCAAGAGGtcgcaataaaaattgaaaaggcAATTTCATTAGACGATTTTGAAACATCGTCTTCcgataagcaaataaataaaaatgaaaatgaatattttagttTAGCTGATCCGATTTCGGCATCAATGCCAATTAATCACGGAGTGATTAAACGAATGTATGAAGATTCACAATTTATTAATGTAACTTCGTCCCCTATGGTTAAAACTGGGACTGGTGAATCGAAAAATCAAATGCAAAATATGCCAACAAGCCATAAtggtaaatataaatgtaactGTAAATCAAAAAGGTTGCGACATATACGTCTTCGTATTAACGGTCATTCACCAAGGACTCGTTCTCAACGGATTCGGCAATTGCATTTGTATCGAGTTGCTGTGGAAAGAGAAAGATTGAAAATGTTGCGTATGCAACAAAAGCGCGATCACATATTTTACAGAAAAGataaacaaattcaaaatttaaaactacaaatattacatAACTTAGCCCTAAACAGGATTAATCACATTAATTTTTCCTAA
- the LOC126767962 gene encoding uncharacterized protein LOC126767962 isoform X2, which yields MKDPDGTVNRIMDLCVASNVKVKEKRERQPNWTEAEKQLLLSLTRIHQVILENKGSDTMTIKKKSEAWDDIATNMRAAGYQRSKDRLKQQLGRIRAAEAKKVKDALAKSYVQESKHLVLPGCSSAQDATINVQNFHVMPPPIQEVAIKIEKAISLDDFETSSSDKQINKNENEYFSLADPISASMPINHGVIKRMYEDSQFINVTSSPMVKTGTGESKNQMQNMPTSHNGKYKCNCKSKRLRHIRLRINGHSPRTRSQRIRQLHLYRVAVERERLKMLRMQQKRDHIFYRKDKQIQNLKLQILHNLALNRINHINFS from the exons ATGAAAGATCCGGACGGTACTGTAAATAGAATAATGGATTTATGTG TAGCTTCTAACgttaaagtgaaagaaaaaaggGAACGGCAACCAAATTGGaccgaagccgaaaaacaaTTGCTACTATCTCTTACGCGTATTCACcaagttattttagaaaataaaggaAGTGATACAATGACAATTAAGAAGAAATCGGAGGCATGGGATGATATAGCAACTAATATGCGGGCTGCAGGCTATCAGCGATCAAAAGATAGGTTGAAACAGCAATTGGGTCGTATACGAGCAGCTGAggctaaaaaagtgaaagatgcATTAGCAAAGAGTTATGTACAAGAGAGTAAACATCTGGTATTACCTGGATGTTCATCGG cTCAAGACGCGACAATAAATGTGCAAAATTTTCACGTTATGCCACCACCAATTCAAGAGGtcgcaataaaaattgaaaaggcAATTTCATTAGACGATTTTGAAACATCGTCTTCcgataagcaaataaataaaaatgaaaatgaatattttagttTAGCTGATCCGATTTCGGCATCAATGCCAATTAATCACGGAGTGATTAAACGAATGTATGAAGATTCACAATTTATTAATGTAACTTCGTCCCCTATGGTTAAAACTGGGACTGGTGAATCGAAAAATCAAATGCAAAATATGCCAACAAGCCATAAtggtaaatataaatgtaactGTAAATCAAAAAGGTTGCGACATATACGTCTTCGTATTAACGGTCATTCACCAAGGACTCGTTCTCAACGGATTCGGCAATTGCATTTGTATCGAGTTGCTGTGGAAAGAGAAAGATTGAAAATGTTGCGTATGCAACAAAAGCGCGATCACATATTTTACAGAAAAGataaacaaattcaaaatttaaaactacaaatattacatAACTTAGCCCTAAACAGGATTAATCACATTAATTTTTCCTAA